In Streptomyces sp. ML-6, the genomic stretch GACGCCGACCTGGCCGCCCTGGTCTTCGACGCCGAGTTCGACGAGCGGGTCGCGGCGGCCGCGCCGAAGGCCCCGCGGCTGCGCCACCTCGTCCGGGTGGGGACCCCGGCGGCGGGCGTCCGGGGGCCGGAGGCGGTCGCGTTCACCGAGGCGGAAGCGGCCGGCAGCCCGGAGCGCGGTTTCGCGCCGCGCTCGGCCGACGACCAGTTCATCATCTACACCGGCGGCACCACCGGGATGCCCAAGGGGGTGATGTGGCGCCAGGAGGACCTGTTCTTCTCCGGGCTCGGCGGGGGCGCGCCGACCGGCGAGCCGGTGAGGACCCCGCAGGAGCTGGCCGAGCGGGTGGCGGCGGGCGGGGACGGGATCACCTTCTTCCCCGCTCCCCCGCTGATGCACGGCACCTCGACCCTCACCGCGTTCATCGGCTTCAACTTCGGGCAGCGGGTCGTGCTCCACCGCAGGTTCGATCCGGAGGCGGTGCTCCGCACCGTCGAGAAGGAGAGGGTCACCAGCATGTCGCTGGTGGGCGACGCGATGCTGCGGCCGCTGATCGACGCGTTGAAGGGCCCGCTGAAGGGCACCGACTGTTCGTCGATGTTCTCCGTCTCCAGTTCGGGGGCGATCATGTCGGACTCGGTGCGCGCGGAGTTCCAGGAGCTCGTGCCGACGGTGATGTTACTGAACAACTTCGGCTCCTCGGAGTCCGGGTTCAACGGCACGGCGACGGCCGACTCGGGCCCGGAGAAGGGCTTCCGGCTCCGGGTCAACTCCCGTACGGAGGTGGTGGATCCGGCCACCCATGAGCCGGTGGCCCCGGGTGAGCCGGGCCGGATCGCCCAGCGCGGGCACGTGCCCCTCGGCTACTACAACGACCCGGCCAAGACCGCGCAGACGTTCTTCCGCCGGGGCGAGGAGCGGTGGGTGCTGCTCGGCGACATGGCGACGGTCGACGCCGACGGCATCGTCACGGTCCTCGGCCGGGGCTCGCAGTGCATCAACACCGGGGGCGAGAAGGTGTACCCCGAGGAGGTGGAGCAGGCGCTCAAGGCCCATCCGGACGTGTACGACGCGCTGGTCGCCGGGGCGCCCGACGCACGCTGGGGCAACCGCGTCGCGGCGGTGGTGCAGCTGCGCGAAGGGGCGCCCGAGCCCTCGCTCGACGACATCCAGGCGCATTGCAGGACGCGGCTGGCGGGCTACAAGATCCCGCGCCGGCTGGTGATCACCGGGCGGATCCGGCGCTCGCCGAGCGGCAAGGCCGACTACCGGTGGGCCCGCTCGGTCGTCGCGCCCCCGCGCGAGCCCGGCGACTGAGTCCCCGGCCCGGACGGACCACCGGCCCGGCCCCGGCGGCCCGCTTCGTCCCCGGTCCCGCCAGTCCCGCCCCGGCCCCTCCCCGGCTCCGGCCTCTCCGGCCCCGGCAGCGGCACCCGGACGAACCTCGGCGGCCCCGCCCCGGGACCGTGCGGCGGAGCCCGCGTAACCCATTCGGGCACGCCCCGCACCCATCCGCTCACCCTATGTGGCAAGGGGGGAGGATCGCCCATAGCTTCGGCTCATGAGGAAACGAAACATCAAGATCCTTGTGCCGGTCGTGGTCCTCTCCGCTGCGGGGATCGGGGCGGCCGTCTCGGCCGCGGGGCTCGGGGCCGCCAAGCCGGCCGCCTCCCCCCGGAGCTCGCACGTGGTCCACCCCGGCGAGTCGATCCAGAAGGCGGTGGACGCCGCCCGGTCGGGCGACACCGTCGTCGTCCTGCCCGGCACGTACCGCGAGAGCGTCCTGGTCACCACGCCCGACCTGACCCTGCGCGGTTCCGGCAGCCAAACCGTGCTCCGGCCGGCGGAACCGGGCACGCGGGCCGCCGACGCCTGTACGCGGGCCGGCAACGGCATCTGCGTACTGGGCAGCGCGGACCGGACCGTGGAGGGGGTGAGCATCGACGGGCTGACCGTCTCCGGTTTCAAGAAGAACGGCGTCTGGGCCTCCTGGACCGACCGGCTGACCGTCCGGGGGGTGACCTCCGAACGCAACGGTGTCTGGGGCATCGCCCAGGAACATTCCACCCGCGGTGTGTTCACGCGCAACATCGCCCGCGCCAACGGTGACGCGGGCATCTTCGTCGCGAACACCGTCGACGAGGAGGGCGGCGCCACCGACACCCGGGGCACCGAGCTCCGGCACAACACGCTGGCGGACAACCGGATCGGCTTCACCGCCCGGCGGGTACGGAACCTGACGGTCCGCGACAACACCGTCACCGGCAACTGCAGCGGTGTGTTCGTCGTGGGCGACGAAGGAAAGCCGCAGGCCGGCGCCATGACGATCGAGTCCAACAAGATCACCGGCAACAACAAGTCCTGCCCCGCGACCGAACGGCTGTCGGCCCTCCAGGGCTCCGGCATCGTGCTCACCGGCGCCGCGGACACCCGGGTGCGCTCGAACACGATCCGCGACAACGCGGGCGACACTCCCATGTCCGGCGGCATCGTGCTGTTCAAGAGCTTCGTGGGCACGCAGAACACCGGCCACACCATCAGCGGCAACGTCGTGCTCGACAACAAGCCGGCCGACCTCGCCAACGGGGACACCGCCGGCAAGAACAACACCTTCACCGACAACGTCTGCGCGAAGTCCACACCGGCCGGGATGTGCTGACCGACGCACCCCCGCACGAGGAGAAGCGAAACAGTATGACCACTATCAGTCCCACGCCCGCCTCCGCCCCTGCCGCGCTCCCCCATCCCGCCACTCCCCCGCAGCCGGCCATGCAGCTGCGGGAACTCGTCTTCGGTGCCGCCAGGGCCGCCGCCGTGCGCGCCGCCGCCCGGCTGCGCGTCGCCGACGCGCTGGACGAGACGCCCGCCACCGCACAGGAGCTCGCGGAGCGGGTGGGCACCGAGGAGGTGCCGCTGCGGCGGCTGCTGCGCGCCCTGTGCTGCTACGGGATCTTCGCCGAGACCGCCGACGGGCGGTTCGCCCACACCGAGATGTCCCGCCTGCTGCGCGAGGACGACCCCCACAGCCTGCGCGACATCTCGCTGTGGTGCACCGAGCCCTGGACCTGGGACGTGTGGCCGCGCCTCGACGACGCGGTGCGCACCGGCAGGAGCGTCTTCCAGGACGTGCACGGCAAGGGGTTCTTCGACTACCTGCACCAGGACGCCCACGAGTCCGCGCAGATCTTCAACCGGGCGATGACCACCTCCAGCGTGCAGTCCGCACTGGACGTGGCCGAACTCCTCGACCTCACCGGGGTGTCCTCGGTCGCCGACATCGGCGGCGGTCAGGGGCACGTGCTGGCGAGCCTGCTGGAGAAGCACCCCGCGCTCCACGGCACCCTGATGGACCTGCCGGGCGTGGTGGCGCGGGCCGACGCCCGGCTGCGGGACGAGGGCGCGCTGGCCGGCCGGACCCGGATCGTGGCCGGGGACTGCCGCGAGGCCATCCCCGTCGAGGCCGGCCTCTACATCATCAAGAACATCCTGGAGTGGGACGACGACAGCACCCGCAGGACCCTGCGCAACGTCGTCGCCGCGGCCCGCCCGGGGGCCAGGGTCGTCGTCATCGAGAACCTCGTCGACGACACCCCCTCGATGCGTTTCACCACCGCGATGGACCTGCTGCTGCTCCTCAACGTCGGCGGCGCGAAGCACACCAGGGAGAGCCTGGTCACCCGGATCTCGGACGCCGGGCTGCTGATCGGCGACGTCGTTCCGGTCAACGCCTACCTGCACGCGTTCGAGTGCGTGGTCCCCGACTGACCGCCCCTTCCCGGGCACGGCATGCCACCGCCCCGGGTCCGGCCTCTCGGCCGGGCCCGGGGCGGTCGTCCGTCTCAGCCGGTGGCGTCGCGTTCCCACCGGTAGAACTCGTGGGCCATGGCGTCCTTGGGACTGCGCCAGGTCTGCGGGTCGTAGGCGCTGACGTAGGCGGTGAGCTTCTCGCTGATGTCCTTGAACTGCGGGTGGCCGGTCACCTTCGCGATCTCGGGGCCCGGCGGGCGCTCCGACTCGATCAGGTGCAGGTACACGTCGCCGAACTGGAAGAGCTTGCGCCTGGTGACGCCGACGAGGTGCGGCAGTTCGGTGCTGTCGGAGGCGGCGAACAACTCGGCGATGTCCGGCGCCGACCCCGGTTTCATCCGGGCGACGATCAGGGCGTGGTGCATCGGGGGATGCCTTTCTGGTTCCCGGCCCGGCACCCGGCCGGGCGGCCGGGTGCCGGGCCGTGGGCGGACGGCGGGTCAGCGGGCGCCGGCCGGAGCCGTACGGCGCTCCCGGTCACGCTGCTCGATCTTGTCCCGGATGAGTTCCATCTGGATCTTGGAGTTGCGGTTGATGTTGTCGGTCATCCACGCGTCGTCGACGGGTGCGTCGGGCCGCATCGCGAAGTCCTGGGTCCAGCGCATCTTCGTCCCGCCGGGGACCTCCGAGTACTCCCACCGGATGTCCATGTGCTGGAACGGGCCGGGTTCGACACGACGGGCGCGGACCGTACGAGCGGCGCGGTCCACGGTCCGCTCGGAGACCCAGCTCCACACCTTGTCGTTCTCGTCGGGGTGCATCGTCAGCCGGAAGGTGGTGCTGTTCCCGGCCCGTTCGATGATCTCGACCGAGGCGTACTCGCTGAAGAGGCGCGGCCAGTTCTCCAGGTCGTTCGTCACGTCCCAGACCAGGTCCAGGGGGGCGGCGATGGTGATCTCGTTCTCGGTGTGTCCTGACACGTCAGGCTCCTGTCATGAGGCTGTTGTTGACGAGGGCGAGGAATTCCTGCGGGGTCTTGCAGCGGTCCGCGTCGGCCGGCAGCGCACGGCCGTGCCGGTTCTCCAGCACGCCCACGATGCCGAGGAGGCCCAGCGAGTCCAGGCCGAACTCGTCGAAGGCCGAGCCGGGGCGCTTCTCCATGTCACGCGGGTCGACGGTGAGACCGGCCCCCTTCTTCATCAGGGCGGCGAGTTCCGTGTAGGTCAGTCGGTCGGTCATGAGGATTTCTCCTTCTCACGTTGGGGTGTCGGTGGAGCCCCGCAGCACCATCGCCGCGTTCGAGCCCATCAGCCCGCGGCTGAGCACCAGCGCCGTCCGCAGCTCGGCGGGGCGGGCGCAGCCGGTGACCACGTCGAGGTCGTGGCACACCTCGAAGACGTTCGGGGTGGGCGGTATGAGCGCGTTCTCCATGGAGAGCACGGCGGCGGCCACGTCCAGCACCGGTGCGCCGCAGTACGCGCGGCCGGTGCCGGTCTTGGGCGCCGTCACCGGTACCCGGGTGCCGTGCGCGCCGAGTGCGTCCGCGATCGCGAGCGCCTCGGCCCGGTCGGCGGCGGGCACGCCGAGGGCGTCCGCGAAGACGACGTCGATCTCGTCGGGGGCGCAGTCGGCCTCCCGCAGTGCTCCGATGATCGCCTGGGCGAGGCCCTCCCGGGACGCCTCCCACCTGGCCGCCCCGGTGAACGTGGCGGCGTGTCCGGCGAGTTCGGCCCGCACCTTGGCGCCGCGCCGGCGGGCCGACCGTTCCTCCTCGACCACCAGCATCGCCCCGCCCTCGGCGGGCACGAAGCCGCAGGCGCCCGAGGTGAACGGCCGGTAGGCGCGGAGCGGGTCGTCGACGGTGCTCAGGTCCGCGTACCCGAGCTGGCAGACGACCGAGTAGGGCGCCAGCGGGGCCTCGGCCGCGCCGACCACCACCGCCTCGGTGCCCCCGCGGATCGAACGGGCGGCGTGCGCCAGCGCGTCCAGGCCGCCCGCCTCGTCACTGGCCACGACCGCGCAGGGGCCCTTGAAGCCGCCGCGGATCGAGATCTGGCCGGTGCTGGCCGCGTAGAACCAGGCGATGGACTGGTAGGGGCCCACGTAGGTGGAGCCCTGTCCCCACAGCCGCTGGAGTTCGCGCTGGCCGAACTCGCCGCCGCCGGAGCCGGCCGCGGTGACCACGCCGACGTCGAACGGTGAGTTCTCGTAGTCGGCGCGGCCCAGCCGGGCGTCGTCCAGCGCGATGTCCGCGGCGGCCATCGCGAAGTGCGTGAACCGGTCGGTCTGGACGAGGTAGCGTTCCTCGATCAGTTCGGCCGGCTCGAAACCGCGCACCTCCCCCGCGACCTTGAGCGGCAGGTGCTCGCACCCCTCGCGGGTGACCCGGTCCAGGACGCTCATTCCCTCGTGCGTCCGTTTCCAGAAGGCTTCGGTGTTGATGCCGTTGGGGGCGACGACACCGATGCCGGTGACGACGGTGCGCCGGGCTTTTCGGGTCCTCATGGTGTCCTCCCACCTGTCCGGGTCAGAGCCACCGCGGACTGGAAACCGCCGAACCCGCTGCCCACCGAGAGCACGCTGCGCAGCTTCAGGGGGCGTGCGGTGCGCGGCACGTAGTCGAGGTCGCACTCGGGGTCGGGGGTCTCGTAGTTCGCGGTCGGCGGCACCGTCTGGTGGACCAGGGCGAGCACGCAGGCCGCGATCTCTATCGCCCCGATGGCCCCCAGCGAGTGGCCGACCATCGACTTGATCGAGCTCATCGGGATCTCGTGGGCGTGGGCGCCGAGCGCCCGCTTCACGGCCGCCGTCTCGTGCCGGTCGTTCTGCTTGGTGCCCGAGCCGTGCGCGTTGACGTAGTCGATCTGCGAGCCGTCCATCCGGGCGTGGGCCAGTGCCCGGTTGATCGCCTCGGCCATCTCCAGTCCCTCGGGCGTCAGACCGGTCATGTGGTAGGCGTTGCCGAAGGTGGCGTAGCCCGAGATCTCGCAGTAGACGGTGGCGCCGCGGGCCCGTGCGTGCTCCAGCTCCTCCAGGACGAGGACGGCGCCGCCCTCGCCCATGACGAAGCCGTCGCGGCGGGCGTCGAACGGCCGGGAGGCGTGCTCCGGGTCGTCGTTGTTCGCCGACGTGGCCTTGATCGCGTCGAAGCACGCCACGGTGATCGGGGTGATCGGTGAGTCCGACGCCCCGGCCACGCACACGTCGACGCGGCCCTCCTCGATGGAGTGGAAGGCGTAGCCGATCGCGTCGAGGCCCGAGGTGCAGCCGGTGGAGACGGTCTGCACCGGGCCGTGCGCGCCGACCTGTTCGGCCACCGCCGAGGCGAGGGAGCTGGGCGAGAAGGCCCGCTCCAGGTGCGGGCCCGCCGGGCGGTGGTCGACGTCCCAGCGGGCGCCGCTCCCGCTGACGGCGACGTAGTCGTGCTCCAGCCGGGTGGTGCCGCCGACCGCGGTGCCCAGCGACACCCCCATGCGCCAGGGGTCGACCTTCTCCGGGTCCAGGCCCGCGTCGTCGAGGGCCTCCCTGGCGGCCACCATCGCGAACTGGATGTAGCGGTCCGAGCGGGCGATCGTGTCCGCGTCCAGCCCGTGCGCCGCCGGGTCGAAGTCGCACTCGGCGGCGATGCGGGAACGGAAGCCTGCCGGGTCGAAGAGCGTGATGCCCCTGGTCGCGGTGCGCCCGTTCGCGAGGAGGTCCCAGAAGGCCGGCGTGCCGATGCCGCCGGGGGCGACGACGCCGATGCCGGTGACCGCCACGCGGCGGGTCACGAGGCCGCCTCGGTTCGTTCCGGCGGGGTGACGTGCTCGGCGGCTTCCGTTTCCTCGGTGTCGACGTGTCCGAGTTCCGGGCGCGGGGCGAGCGGACCCAGGTGGAAGACCATGCGGGCCTCGACATCGCCCACGTTGCGGAATCGGTGGCGTACATGGGGCGGGATCAGCAGCCCCTGGTCGGACTTCATCCGGTGCGGCTCACCGTCCAGGTCCACTTCCAGCAGACCGTCCACGACGTACACGAACTCCTCGGAGTACGGGTGGTAGTGCTCGCCGATGCGGTCGCCGGGCTGAACGATGGCGAGTCCCATGAAGCCGCTGGTGGCTCCCACCGCGGTCGGCGTGAGCATGGCGCGAAGGTCGCCTCCTCGCCTGCGGTTGGGCTGCGTCTCGCTGAGGTCCACGATGCGTGGCCGGTGCATGGTCATGACTGTTTCCTCCTGGCGCATTGCGCGTTGTTTCGACGGGTTGAGCGAGAACCCCCCAGGGGGCGGCTGCGCGGTCAGGACTCCATGGCCCGCCGGTCCGTGATCAGGGTCATCTCGGACCGCGCGAGGAAGTCCGAGATTCCCTGCTCGTTCGCGGGAACGGTGTTCGTGCGGTCGTCGAGGAGACGTCCGAGCCTGGCCACCTTGCCGGGGCCGTCGATGCCGACCGCCTGGGCGGCCTGCGCGTCGATCGGTTCCACCGCTTCGAGGAGGCGCACGACGACGTCGTCGCGCTGGAAGATGGTGCTGCTGTCGATGATGCTCGCGGGGTCGTCGGCAGCCTCCTCGTCGTGCTCGGCGAGGAGCCGGGCCAGTGCCATGCCGCAGCCCTCCTTGGCCTGGTAGAAGAGGGCGTGCCTGCGGACGTCCTCGGCCTTGTGGCGGCCGGCGGTCACGTGGTGGACGGTCGGGAGCGCCGCCCGGGTGAAGAACATCCGGGCGGAGTCCGGGTCGGTGAGGTCCCGGTCCTGCTCCAGGTACGGGTTGATGGCCTCCTCGACGGCCCGGACCTCGGGCTGGCGGGAGACGTGGCGCAGGGCGGCGAGCAGGTCGCCCTCGACCTCGATGGCCCGCACGACCCGGTTTCCGTGCATGAACAGCGAGGTGCGGCGCAGTCTGGTGTCCTCGTCGACCCGTGCGTTCGGGGAGTCGTAGTCGGCCAGGATCTTCGCCACGGTTTCCTCGGTGCCCGGCCGGACGGTGAAGGTGAGCGCGTGGCGCACCACTCCGTCGCCCAGGCGCGGGGAGGCCTGGAGTCCGGCCTTGGCCGACTCGGGTGCCAGCTCGAAGGCCCTTCCGGTCTCCCGCAGGACGCTGAAGCGCAGCGAACGGGTGTCGCGGACGCAGTTGTGCAGCGGCTGCACGGTCGCGACGTGCTCCTCGCTGTTCACCCAGGCGAGGAACGGCGGCGCGCTGTCCCACTCGCTGGTGATCAGCCATTGCGAGGGGTTCTCGATGGACTGGCACAGCTGGTCGCTGATGTGCCCGGGTACGGACGCCACCTGGTTGCGCAGGTGCTCGTACGCTTCCAGGAACTGCTGCTGGGCCCCGTCGTACAGGTCCAGCAGCAGTACGACACGCAGCCGGGAGCCGTCGAAGGCGGACTGGGAGATCCGCTCCGAGAGGGTGGTGGTCATCTTTCGGTCTCCTTCGGGACGGTTCCGGGGCCGGCCTGGTGGCGTGCCGCGGACCGTGGGTTGGCGAGCGGGTTTCGGAGCGGTGGCTCTCCCGGCGGGTGCGGACGGTCCGTCCGAGGGCCGCGGGTGTCGTCTCCGTGACCGATCGTTAAACGCTGGTCCGGGTGGCGCGAGATTTATGAACCGTTCAGGTGAGCGGGCGTCCGAACCGCTCCCGCCAGGGCATGGAACATTGCATCCGAACGTCGTCCGAGCTGGAGCAGCTGATGAACGAGAACGTCGACATCCGTGTGCCGGTCCTCATCGTGGGCGGCTCCCTGGTGGGGCTGTCCGCCTCCCTCTTCCTCGGCCGGCTCGGCATCGAGCACCTGCTGGTCGAGAAGCATCGCTCCACCTCGACCCACCCGCGTGGTCGCGGCAACAACGTGCGCACGATGGAGGTGTTCCGCACGGCGGGGGCCGAGGCGGGCATCCGGCGGGCGGCCTCGGTCCTCGCCGACAACCACGGCATCCTGCAGGCCGGTTCGCTGACCGGGGACGACCAGGAGTGGCTGTTCCGGGAGATCGACCCGGGGGGCGGGATCGCCCGCTTCAGCCCGACCGGCTGGTGCCTGTGCAGCCAGAACGACCTGGAGCCGGTGCTGGTGGAGCTGGCCCGCAAGCAGGGCGGCGACCTGCGGTTCTCCACCGAGATGCAGAGCTTCGACCAGGATTCGTCGGGGGTGGACGCGGCGCTCAAGAACCGGGAGACCGGGGAGCACATCAGTGTCCGGGCGGACTACCTCATCGCGGCCGACGGACCGCGCAGCCCGATCCGTGAGCAGCTGCGCATCGACCGCACGGGGCCCGGCGACCTCTTCCACAACGTGAGCATCACCTTCCGTTCCCGGCAGCTCGCCGATGTGCTGGGCGACCGGCGTTTCATCGTCTGCTACTTGACCAACCCCGCCGCGGACGGTGCCCTGTTGCCGGTCGACAACAAGAAGGACTGGGTGTTCCACGCGCCGTGGCAGCCCCAACTCGGGGAAACGCTGGAGGACTTCACCGACGAGCGGTGCGCCGAGCACATCCGTACGGCGGTCGGTGCGCCGGGCATCGACATCGAGATCACCGGAAAGGCGCCGTGGCACGCCGCGGAGCGGGTCGCCGAACGGTACTCGTCCGGCCGGGTCTTCCTCGCCGGGGACTCCGCCCACGAGATGTCCCCCACCGGGGCGTTCGGTTCCAACACCGGCATCCAGGACGCGCACAACCTGGCCTGGAAGCTGGCCGCCGTGCTGAGGGGCGAGGCAGGTCCGGGGCTGCTGGACACCTACGGGGCGGAGCGGCTCCCGGTGGCGCGGGCGACGAGCTCGCGGGCCTCGGCGCGCTCCAGCGAGCACAGCCACCCGGGGTACTCCGCGGCGCCGGGCGTGGGCGGCGGGAAGCAGGGCGGGATGCTCGCCGTGGCGCTGGGCTACCGCTACGTCCGCGGCGCCGTGCTCGGCGTCGACCCGCAGGATCCGGTGGTGCCGCAGGGCATGCAGCTGGACGGCCGGCCCGGCAGTCGCGCCCCGCATCTGTGGGTACGTCAGGGCGGTGATCGCAAGTCCACGCTGGATCTGTACGAGCGTACGCTGGTGCTGCTCACCGACGGTACG encodes the following:
- a CDS encoding acyl-CoA synthetase, whose protein sequence is MEYNLADLFESVVDVVPEREALVYLDHPGTGAERRLTYAELDAAANRLAHHLIDAGIAPGEHLGLHLYNGVEYLQTVLACLKARIVPVNVNYRYVEEELVYLYRDADLAALVFDAEFDERVAAAAPKAPRLRHLVRVGTPAAGVRGPEAVAFTEAEAAGSPERGFAPRSADDQFIIYTGGTTGMPKGVMWRQEDLFFSGLGGGAPTGEPVRTPQELAERVAAGGDGITFFPAPPLMHGTSTLTAFIGFNFGQRVVLHRRFDPEAVLRTVEKERVTSMSLVGDAMLRPLIDALKGPLKGTDCSSMFSVSSSGAIMSDSVRAEFQELVPTVMLLNNFGSSESGFNGTATADSGPEKGFRLRVNSRTEVVDPATHEPVAPGEPGRIAQRGHVPLGYYNDPAKTAQTFFRRGEERWVLLGDMATVDADGIVTVLGRGSQCINTGGEKVYPEEVEQALKAHPDVYDALVAGAPDARWGNRVAAVVQLREGAPEPSLDDIQAHCRTRLAGYKIPRRLVITGRIRRSPSGKADYRWARSVVAPPREPGD
- a CDS encoding right-handed parallel beta-helix repeat-containing protein, coding for MRKRNIKILVPVVVLSAAGIGAAVSAAGLGAAKPAASPRSSHVVHPGESIQKAVDAARSGDTVVVLPGTYRESVLVTTPDLTLRGSGSQTVLRPAEPGTRAADACTRAGNGICVLGSADRTVEGVSIDGLTVSGFKKNGVWASWTDRLTVRGVTSERNGVWGIAQEHSTRGVFTRNIARANGDAGIFVANTVDEEGGATDTRGTELRHNTLADNRIGFTARRVRNLTVRDNTVTGNCSGVFVVGDEGKPQAGAMTIESNKITGNNKSCPATERLSALQGSGIVLTGAADTRVRSNTIRDNAGDTPMSGGIVLFKSFVGTQNTGHTISGNVVLDNKPADLANGDTAGKNNTFTDNVCAKSTPAGMC
- a CDS encoding methyltransferase, producing the protein MTTISPTPASAPAALPHPATPPQPAMQLRELVFGAARAAAVRAAARLRVADALDETPATAQELAERVGTEEVPLRRLLRALCCYGIFAETADGRFAHTEMSRLLREDDPHSLRDISLWCTEPWTWDVWPRLDDAVRTGRSVFQDVHGKGFFDYLHQDAHESAQIFNRAMTTSSVQSALDVAELLDLTGVSSVADIGGGQGHVLASLLEKHPALHGTLMDLPGVVARADARLRDEGALAGRTRIVAGDCREAIPVEAGLYIIKNILEWDDDSTRRTLRNVVAAARPGARVVVIENLVDDTPSMRFTTAMDLLLLLNVGGAKHTRESLVTRISDAGLLIGDVVPVNAYLHAFECVVPD
- a CDS encoding TcmI family type II polyketide cyclase encodes the protein MHHALIVARMKPGSAPDIAELFAASDSTELPHLVGVTRRKLFQFGDVYLHLIESERPPGPEIAKVTGHPQFKDISEKLTAYVSAYDPQTWRSPKDAMAHEFYRWERDATG
- a CDS encoding SRPBCC family protein — its product is MSGHTENEITIAAPLDLVWDVTNDLENWPRLFSEYASVEIIERAGNSTTFRLTMHPDENDKVWSWVSERTVDRAARTVRARRVEPGPFQHMDIRWEYSEVPGGTKMRWTQDFAMRPDAPVDDAWMTDNINRNSKIQMELIRDKIEQRDRERRTAPAGAR
- a CDS encoding acyl carrier protein; protein product: MTDRLTYTELAALMKKGAGLTVDPRDMEKRPGSAFDEFGLDSLGLLGIVGVLENRHGRALPADADRCKTPQEFLALVNNSLMTGA
- a CDS encoding ketosynthase chain-length factor, whose translation is MRTRKARRTVVTGIGVVAPNGINTEAFWKRTHEGMSVLDRVTREGCEHLPLKVAGEVRGFEPAELIEERYLVQTDRFTHFAMAAADIALDDARLGRADYENSPFDVGVVTAAGSGGGEFGQRELQRLWGQGSTYVGPYQSIAWFYAASTGQISIRGGFKGPCAVVASDEAGGLDALAHAARSIRGGTEAVVVGAAEAPLAPYSVVCQLGYADLSTVDDPLRAYRPFTSGACGFVPAEGGAMLVVEEERSARRRGAKVRAELAGHAATFTGAARWEASREGLAQAIIGALREADCAPDEIDVVFADALGVPAADRAEALAIADALGAHGTRVPVTAPKTGTGRAYCGAPVLDVAAAVLSMENALIPPTPNVFEVCHDLDVVTGCARPAELRTALVLSRGLMGSNAAMVLRGSTDTPT
- a CDS encoding beta-ketoacyl-[acyl-carrier-protein] synthase family protein yields the protein MTRRVAVTGIGVVAPGGIGTPAFWDLLANGRTATRGITLFDPAGFRSRIAAECDFDPAAHGLDADTIARSDRYIQFAMVAAREALDDAGLDPEKVDPWRMGVSLGTAVGGTTRLEHDYVAVSGSGARWDVDHRPAGPHLERAFSPSSLASAVAEQVGAHGPVQTVSTGCTSGLDAIGYAFHSIEEGRVDVCVAGASDSPITPITVACFDAIKATSANNDDPEHASRPFDARRDGFVMGEGGAVLVLEELEHARARGATVYCEISGYATFGNAYHMTGLTPEGLEMAEAINRALAHARMDGSQIDYVNAHGSGTKQNDRHETAAVKRALGAHAHEIPMSSIKSMVGHSLGAIGAIEIAACVLALVHQTVPPTANYETPDPECDLDYVPRTARPLKLRSVLSVGSGFGGFQSAVALTRTGGRTP
- a CDS encoding cupin domain-containing protein, which produces MTMHRPRIVDLSETQPNRRRGGDLRAMLTPTAVGATSGFMGLAIVQPGDRIGEHYHPYSEEFVYVVDGLLEVDLDGEPHRMKSDQGLLIPPHVRHRFRNVGDVEARMVFHLGPLAPRPELGHVDTEETEAAEHVTPPERTEAAS
- a CDS encoding TcmI family type II polyketide cyclase — translated: MTTTLSERISQSAFDGSRLRVVLLLDLYDGAQQQFLEAYEHLRNQVASVPGHISDQLCQSIENPSQWLITSEWDSAPPFLAWVNSEEHVATVQPLHNCVRDTRSLRFSVLRETGRAFELAPESAKAGLQASPRLGDGVVRHALTFTVRPGTEETVAKILADYDSPNARVDEDTRLRRTSLFMHGNRVVRAIEVEGDLLAALRHVSRQPEVRAVEEAINPYLEQDRDLTDPDSARMFFTRAALPTVHHVTAGRHKAEDVRRHALFYQAKEGCGMALARLLAEHDEEAADDPASIIDSSTIFQRDDVVVRLLEAVEPIDAQAAQAVGIDGPGKVARLGRLLDDRTNTVPANEQGISDFLARSEMTLITDRRAMES
- a CDS encoding FAD-dependent monooxygenase encodes the protein MNENVDIRVPVLIVGGSLVGLSASLFLGRLGIEHLLVEKHRSTSTHPRGRGNNVRTMEVFRTAGAEAGIRRAASVLADNHGILQAGSLTGDDQEWLFREIDPGGGIARFSPTGWCLCSQNDLEPVLVELARKQGGDLRFSTEMQSFDQDSSGVDAALKNRETGEHISVRADYLIAADGPRSPIREQLRIDRTGPGDLFHNVSITFRSRQLADVLGDRRFIVCYLTNPAADGALLPVDNKKDWVFHAPWQPQLGETLEDFTDERCAEHIRTAVGAPGIDIEITGKAPWHAAERVAERYSSGRVFLAGDSAHEMSPTGAFGSNTGIQDAHNLAWKLAAVLRGEAGPGLLDTYGAERLPVARATSSRASARSSEHSHPGYSAAPGVGGGKQGGMLAVALGYRYVRGAVLGVDPQDPVVPQGMQLDGRPGSRAPHLWVRQGGDRKSTLDLYERTLVLLTDGTDTVWRRAAARVARRLSVRLQVYGLGPGAELEPEDGADWAAAHGTTAQGAVLVRPDGFVAWRSTGPADDAEATLHEVLTTLLHRS